The region CAGTCTTTATGATTATTTACATATTAATTACTGTAGGGACTGACGGAACTTGAacctgatgatgataatgctATACGAGAACATCTCTGCATACAAGCGTATCTGGTGCGTATGATTATTAGTTGATATTAAGGAGTTagtgaaattttgaattttttgtggCAATGAATAGTGAAACCTCATTACGAGCTTaaggggaccagaaaatctgttcgttgtAACCGATAGTTCCTTATATCCAgtataaaattattgaaattgttctaTTTTGGGATAAAATTCaagttttgttataactgattAATCATTAGATCCAGGGCTGTTATTAGGAGGTTTCGTTGTATCTCAGCTTGGTTtgtgattgattcaatctatTGTAGGACGCTCATGATTCGTTCAACGACTGGTTTAAACACTTTCATCATTCGAGACCAGAGAAACCGGTGCGTCCTGATAGTGAAACATTCACTGTGATCGTAGCTTACGAACACAAACATCGACAATATGAGGCCGACTTAGAACGCTGGCAACATTCGCTCATGTCGCAAACAAAGGTTCGATCAAATTTAAAACTAGCGGTGAATTCTGATGTCTTGAATCTGTCAGTTAAAAATACACACATTTTTTTACAGACAACAGTTGATCGTATGTACAATGTATTACTGTTTGTGGATGCTGGATGGATGGTCGACGTTCACCAACAAAATGATGAAGATAATGAATCACGTCGTCAGCAGATGGTTTTACTTCGGCAACTATGTTTACCTACGATCTGTTTCTTGTTGCATAAAGTTCTACACGCCACTGAACAGTATCAGGAATGTATTCAGTTGGCCGATGTTGTAGCTTCTGAAAGATACGCACTTTATAAGGTTTGTAACTTCAAAATGAACAATCCCCGATTCGGATAATCTAAGCACATTCTTGAAGTCATAGTACCGGTAAATGCCATTCTGCGACTCTGATTTACAGGTATTTCCTAGCGAAGAATTGCAGAAATTATTACGTATGTTACAAGAATCGTCAGTCGCTCTACTGGATAAAGGCTTAGATCCACTAGGATACAATTTAACGTGAAGATGATGATCCTTCAGTTGTAACAACTTGCCAGGAAAAAATCAATGTGGAATACATCGTCCTCAAAGAATTGTCATGAAAACTTGCATTTATAAAACTTGTCAAAGCCTCATTTTGTTAAAACCTTGTTTGTAACTGAATAAAATGCAGTACAAGAGATTTCTACACAAATATCACATCTTGcttttatttacatatttttttttttctacaacGAGCTCTTTATGAGTGAATTCTATATACATTGTACATGGTATAACTTTGATAAGCTTCATTTTAGCACTACGTTTACATGAGTAGCTACGAATAACAACGGTGATGTCCATCCATTTCAACGACTTCTAGCTGTTTTCGGGATTCATTCTTTAGAAATTCCATAGTCGAGTTTGATAATAGATTCCTGAAATAAACGAATTGAACTCCAGTTATAGACATAATGGCTATTTCAAGTAGAAGTTTAAGCAATCGATTTACCTGATCATCACAATACTGATCCTGTATTTGTGCAAGTTCAAATTCTTCAGACAGATGATCATCATCGCAGTAGATGTGTACCTGTAATTTACAAAACATTGGATTGAAAAATAGTGGAACCCTGTCGAGAAAAAATTCATCAGAATAGTCGAACTCGCCTTCATATCGCCACTTAATTGTAGtttgttgatgatgaattgttttAGTTGTTTGATAGTAGCTCCTCCAGTCACTCTAATGTAACGCTTGAACAATGGCTGAAAATGTTGAATCGAATGTATTCGACAATTTTTTGTCCTGGATTGATTAGTAAAACAAGCTCCGTGCATTTAAGATTTGAccatcaaatttttcaacaaTTACTTACCTCAACCATCAACTCCACTTCACCACTGAATCTGTAATGAACGAAGAGAAACAGTATTAGGCTATATAAACTGTTGAGGAACAATTCTATTTACATTGAGGGATTTTTTGCTTACCCAGCAAATTCCAAAACAATTGAAACAAGCCTAGGACGTTTCAAGGGAATCTGCTTTCTTTCTAACTCGTCAAGTTCTTCTTGACTCAATAAAACTACAAATACATTGTGTATATTGCAATGAAATgaacataattcattttctaaaaccTTCACAAAATACCAGGTGAAAgttaaaaaatttcatttaacGATTGggaattcgaaaaaaaataccTTTTTCTGGGACTGGAAGATTTCTTTCCTTGTAAAACTGATATTCCCTTCTTGTTTCCTCTAaagtaaagaaaaaaacacaTCTAGAAAATCCGAAATATCACTAATGGTCACTAACATCTTGCAATGACAATGACATCGTCAggtgacgatgatctctagggtgagatcgaaacgtcgtgtcttttatatattttagatttaataaattaattctggtttttaaattcttttaatctgtaaatagtgggattttatcttattatccgttcaccacgtttgagtgtggtcatcgttctatCTTACCTTTACTGAGATGAGGTAACAATTTGGCTaatatatcttgtttttgtcggtcatatctataaaataaaaccgaaaaaattaattacagCAATGCAAACTTAACCGATAGCATGTTGGTAGTGGTATAGGCGTAattgattactccaaggttgtTTTACTTGATGAACGAGAGTGGATTCGTAGGATGAATTTCTAGCTCGCAACTCGGGCAATGTAGACTTTTATAGAAATGCTTCACGAGACAACTTCGACAGACTGAAACACGATCAAATACATTAactacaaatatagaataaattgATTGTTTTGGATTGTAACACTGACTCATTGATAGGCTATGAATGGGGTGGGTAATTTAATACTTACAACTATGAAGACATTCAGTGATGGTAACTGCTTCGATAAGATATCCAGCACACAACTGACACGTTATATATGGATTTAACAAGCGAAGTTGAATCTTTCTGTCAGGAGGGACAATCACTTTTAGATGATTGCTTATATGTTCACTTCTCTAAAATTTACAAGAAAAAtaccaatatctaaaaccAATAATGCCAAATATTCTAGAATAGTGAATGTAGTTAGTAACACAATCTGACCGTAGAAAACTCCAATAACTTCTTTTTCAGTTCTTTCGATACTTTTCTTTTCCGGTTTGGCATATTATTGTGTAAATGAGCTTCTGAAAGAAAAGATGCAGGACTCAAGCTTAGTTACGAACTGGAATCTGCCAATTCAATCTTACTGATCACCTGGGTGGGTGGCTAAAGCGCTCTATGATTATGAATAATCAAATCAAGCTGAACAGGCTTCCTGCGAATACCGGTGCGGTAGGCTGCCTACCGTCCTTGTGTGCGATCATACATTTACATTACATTGTTGATGATGTTAATGTTTTCACATCGGTACTAATCAGACTTTCACTAAGGCAGGTGCTGCTTTATTAATAATCCGATATAGGATTGCGATCAATTTTCCACAGCAGAGGTGAAGCACAGAAGACACACAGTTCACACACAGACAGCACTGTCAGCAGGCCTAATTCTTTGAACGTAAGGGGAAGGCAATGGGCAGGCGATACACTACCAGCACTCTACTTCCTCGGAAGAATATCATTCCAGATAAAGTGCTTACGTTTTTGGATTCGATTTATCCTTTTCTTCTCGAGGTAGACCTAAGCACGCGCTGCTattcgaaaaatatttgaaaatttattccACCTTAACCTACGACCTTGTGTTAAGGGTGCAGCCATAACCGAAAATGAATCCGGATCAGGGTACGAAtcctgtatatatttattttttgataaaatcccAGATCATAGAATTTCTCGTGGACAATGGATCAGATCGAAATGAAACCTTATTTATCTCAAGTagaatatgaatattcaaCGACCTTatcagaaaatcatcatttgctGGAAATGTGTTGACCCAACGTTAAttatcgggattcgaaccctccaTACAacattgtattgaattgtattgtattgaatttatttacgTACACGTGGGTCCCAATTCGGGACAAACTTTGTAAATTGTTTAATAATGGTAAGTGATTTTAATGATTCCTAGCCTTGTtgattttaagatattttcgCTGTATATTTGGGAGCTGTCTTTGTTTTCTATGATAAGTTTATTTTGTCGTAATCTTCGTCTTGATAATGCTGTCGTTTTCTGGaacttttgaattgaattgattttattgtaaacattttACGATATAGCTACACAAACAAATAAAGtgcaatttatcattttaatacGTCTGATCTTCATGTCATTTATTACGCTTC is a window of Tubulanus polymorphus chromosome 2, tnTubPoly1.2, whole genome shotgun sequence DNA encoding:
- the LOC141899984 gene encoding polycomb group RING finger protein 6-like; protein product: MPNRKRKVSKELKKKLLEFSTRSEHISNHLKVIVPPDRKIQLRLLNPYITCQLCAGYLIEAVTITECLHSFCRSCLVKHFYKSLHCPSCELEIHPTNPLSFIKYDRQKQDILAKLLPHLSKEETRREYQFYKERNLPVPEKVLLSQEELDELERKQIPLKRPRLVSIVLEFAGFSGEVELMVEPLFKRYIRVTGGATIKQLKQFIINKLQLSGDMKVHIYCDDDHLSEEFELAQIQDQYCDDQESIIKLDYGISKE